One window of the Xiphias gladius isolate SHS-SW01 ecotype Sanya breed wild chromosome 11, ASM1685928v1, whole genome shotgun sequence genome contains the following:
- the col21a1 gene encoding collagen alpha-1(XXI) chain isoform X2, with translation MGYKATSMHCVLRCLCFMLLHLFSAAQDEDIRSCRTAPCDLVFILDGSWSVEDVNFEIVKRWLVNITTSFNIGQKFTQVGVVQYSDDPVLEIPLGKYSSTNDLIKAMESIEYMGGNTRTGTAIKFATDKLFGLSERGQQGISRIAVVLTDGKSQDEVLKAAAEARKKGVILFAIGVGSETEEAELKDIANQPFTTYVFSVEDYKAISRIIQVIRQKLCEETVCPARIPVDSRDEKGFDILLHLNLAKKTKKTQGSFSGTKAYEVTPRVDLSEATRNLFPDGLPPSYVFVATLRYKGSVTVEEWDLWRIQTRDGKPQMAVTLNGLDRTVMFTTSSKAPSGTQTVTFSQQTTTLFDEKWHQLRLLVTEEDVTLYVDDLEIETLSLEPPVGIFINGKTQIGKYVRKETTVPFEIQKLRIYCDPEQNNRETACEIPGVCSNSPDYTEPTQEPCVCPPGPPGIPGMKGEQGNAGYPGQPGPVGADGKPGIPGVRGSSGLPGPPGVQGPRGPDGYKGEQGRPGVSGERGMPGIPGFPGQPGKQGSIGSPGTPGLPGKTGQVGEKGSIGPPGPPGYPGKPGLPGRNGKDGYPGGTGQKGEVGASGIPGVDGRQGHPGIPGLPGTAGLDGQKGEAGSTGPKGFKGLTGLPGEMGLPGVPGLKGPTGPKGNKGESGSPGVQGTPGPVGRAGEPGRAGQPGYAGMPGLKGSKGQRGNQGERGEMGLKGEKGENGRPGDHGSTGPTGLKGEKGTTGDPGQRGQDGQVGRPGQPGQSGPTGPRGLQGNTGPPGPPGPEGRSTSEMSDNHIRQICRDIIRTELPSLLLSNQQSSCTRCQSRPGHPGPPGPAGPKGLRGLPGLSGSRGQPGHPGLPGHPGINGLKGDPGFKGEKGDAGRTMVGNQGPPGPPGPMGPQGYSKPGPPGKPGPPGVNGAEGKSGNPGIPGQPGLCDPSMCYGSMMRRDPYSKGPNY, from the exons ATGGGTTACAAAGCGACATCCATGCATTGTGTCTTAAGATGCCTGTGCTTCATGCTTCTCCATTTGTTTAGCGCAGCTCAAGATGAAGACATAAGAA GTTGTAGGACCGCACCATGTGATTTGGTCTTTATTCTAGATGGCTCGTGGAGTGTTGAGGATGTCAATTTTGAAATAGTTAAGCGATGGCTTGTCAATATAACAACAAGCTTCAACATTGGACAGAAGTTTACCCAGGTTGGAGTCGTCCAGTACAGCGATGACCCCGTTTTAGAAATACCTCTGGGGAAGTACTCCTCCACCAATGACCTCATCAAAGCGATGGAGTCCATTGAGTACATGGGGGGGAACACAAGGACAGGCACAGCCATTAAGTTCGCTACAGACAAATTGTTTGGCCTCTCGGAGCGTGGCCAACAAGGCATTTCCAGAATTGCTGTTGTCCTCACAGATGGGAAGTCTCAAGATGAAGttttgaaagcagcagcagaagcaagGAAAAAAGGAGTAATTCTGTTTGCAATTGGTGTCGGGTCAGAGACAGAAGAGGCCGAGTTGAAGGACATTGCAAACCAGCCATTTACAACTTACGTCTTCTCTGTCGAGGACTACAAAGCTATTTCCAGGATCATACAGGTCATACGACAGAAACTATGCGAAG AGACTGTTTGCCCGGCAAGAATTCCTGTAGATTCCCGTGATGAGAAGGGCTTTGATATTctgttacatttaaatttggccaaaaaaacaaagaagacacaAGGGTCATTTTCCGGCACTAAGGCCTATGAAGTCACGCCTCGTGTTGACTTGAGTGAAGCTACACG GAACCTTTTCCCTGATGGCCTGCCACCATCGTATGTTTTCGTGGCCACTCTGAGGTATAAAGGATCTGTGACTGTTGAGGAGTGGGACCTGTGGAGAATACAGACACGTGATGGGAAACCGCAGATGGCAGTGACTCTAAATGGACTGGACCGCACCGTCATGTTCACCACATCCAGTAAAGCACCCAGTGGAACGCAAACGGTTACATTTTCACAACAGACAACAACG CTGTTTGATGAGAAATGGCACCAGCTGCGGCTGCTGGTCACTGAGGAGGATGTTACTCTTTATGTTGATGACCTGGAAATAGAAACTCTGTCCTTGGAGCCCCCAGTTGGCATCTTCATCAACGGAAAAACCCAAATTGGAAAATACgtcagaaaagaaacaacagtgccA ttCGAAATTCAGAAACTTCGCATCTACTGTGACCCTGAGCAGAATAACCGAGAGACTGCATGTGAAATACCTGGAGTT TGTTCCAACAGTCCTGATTACACCGAACCCACTCAAGAACCTTGTGTTTGTCCTCCTGGACCCCCTGGAATTCCAGGAATGAAG GGAGAACAAGGAAACGCTGGGTATCCTGGTCAGCCTGGACCTGTTGGTGCTGATGGTAAGCCT GGTATTCCTGGCGTTAGAGGGAGTTCAGGGCTGCCAGGTCCACCTGGAGTACAG GGGCCACGTGGGCCAGACGGGTACAAAGGGGAGCAAGGGAGGCCCGGTGTTTCG GGTGAGAGGGGTATGCCTGGAATACCAGGATTCCCTGGACAACCAGGAAAGCAG GGCTCTATAGGATCCCCAGGAACTCCAGGGTTACCAGGAAAAACTGGCCAAGTG GGAGAAAAGGGGAGTATAGGACCTCCCGGGCCACCTGGTTATCCAGGAAAACCT GGCCTTCCTGGGAGAAATGGAAAGGATGGATATCCAGGGGGAACTGGTCAAAAG GGAGAAGTTGGGGCCAGTGGCATTCCTGGTGTTGACGGAAGGCAAGGCCATCCT GGTATACCCGGATTGCCAGGAACTGCTGGCTTGGATGGACAAAAG GGGGAAGCTGGTTCGACTGGACCAAAGGGCTTCAAAGGATTGACTGGACTGCCT GGCGAGATGGGTTTACCAGGTGTACCTGGTTTAAAAGGACCAACTGGACCCAAG GGAAATAAGGGTGAAAGTGGAAGTCCAGGTGTACAAGGAACACCAGGGCCTGTG GGGCGTGCAGGGGAACCAGGAAGAGCAGGTCAGCCGGGCTACGCGGGCATGCCAGGCCTGAAGGGCAGCAAG GGACAAAGGGGAAATCaaggtgaaagaggagagatg GGACTGAAAGgtgaaaaaggagagaatgGTCGGCCAGGGGATCAC GGCTCCACTGGTCCAACAGGACTAAAAGGAGAG AAAGGGACAACAGGGGATCCAGGGCAGAGAGGTCAAGACGGTCAAGTGGGACGGCCTGGACAGCCGGGTCAGTCAGGCCCAACTGGCCCCCGAGGACTGCAGGGGAACACTGGTCCACCCGGCCCACCTGGACCTGAAGGAAGATCT ACAAGTGAAATGTCAGACAATCACATTCGGCAAATCTGCAGAGACATTATTCGGA CTGAGCTGCCTTCATTGTTGCTGAGCAACCAGCAGAGTAGCTGCACTAGATGCCAAAGCCGGCCTGGACATCCTGGTCCTCCAGGTCCAGCTGGGCCCAAAGGACTCAGGGGTCTTCCTGGACTTAGTGGTTCCAGGGGACAGCCAGGCCACCCGGGTCTGCCAGGGCACCCTGGTATTAACGGGCTCAAAG GAGATCCAGGTTTCAAGGGTGAGAAGGGGGATGCTGGTCGAACCATGGTTGGAAACCAAGGGCCACCTGGGCCTCCAG GTCCAATGGGTCCCCAGGGGTACAGTAAGCCAGGTCCTCCAGGTAAGCCTGGACCCCCTGGTGTTAATGGAGCAGAGGGTAAAAGTGGTAATCCTGGCATCCCTGGCCAGCCTGGGCTGTGTGATCCATCCATGTGCTATGGTAGCATGATGAGGCGGGATCCTTACAGCAAAGGGCCAAACTATTGA
- the col21a1 gene encoding collagen alpha-1(XXI) chain isoform X4, producing MRGLTGIHTRAWTLTGCRTAPCDLVFILDGSWSVEDVNFEIVKRWLVNITTSFNIGQKFTQVGVVQYSDDPVLEIPLGKYSSTNDLIKAMESIEYMGGNTRTGTAIKFATDKLFGLSERGQQGISRIAVVLTDGKSQDEVLKAAAEARKKGVILFAIGVGSETEEAELKDIANQPFTTYVFSVEDYKAISRIIQVIRQKLCEETVCPARIPVDSRDEKGFDILLHLNLAKKTKKTQGSFSGTKAYEVTPRVDLSEATRNLFPDGLPPSYVFVATLRYKGSVTVEEWDLWRIQTRDGKPQMAVTLNGLDRTVMFTTSSKAPSGTQTVTFSQQTTTKLFDEKWHQLRLLVTEEDVTLYVDDLEIETLSLEPPVGIFINGKTQIGKYVRKETTVPFEIQKLRIYCDPEQNNRETACEIPGVCSNSPDYTEPTQEPCVCPPGPPGIPGMKGEQGNAGYPGQPGPVGADGKPGIPGVRGSSGLPGPPGVQGPRGPDGYKGEQGRPGVSGERGMPGIPGFPGQPGKQGSIGSPGTPGLPGKTGQVGEKGSIGPPGPPGYPGKPGLPGRNGKDGYPGGTGQKGEVGASGIPGVDGRQGHPGIPGLPGTAGLDGQKGEAGSTGPKGFKGLTGLPGEMGLPGVPGLKGPTGPKGNKGESGSPGVQGTPGPVGRAGEPGRAGQPGYAGMPGLKGSKGQRGNQGERGEMGLKGEKGENGRPGDHGSTGPTGLKGEKGTTGDPGQRGQDGQVGRPGQPGQSGPTGPRGLQGNTGPPGPPGPEGRSTSEMSDNHIRQICRDIIRTELPSLLLSNQQSSCTRCQSRPGHPGPPGPAGPKGLRGLPGLSGSRGQPGHPGLPGHPGINGLKGDPGFKGEKGDAGRTMVGNQGPPGPPGPMGPQGYSKPGPPGKPGPPGVNGAEGKSGNPGIPGQPGLCDPSMCYGSMMRRDPYSKGPNY from the exons ATGAGAGGATTAACAGGGATTCACACAAGGGCTTGGACGCTTACCG GTTGTAGGACCGCACCATGTGATTTGGTCTTTATTCTAGATGGCTCGTGGAGTGTTGAGGATGTCAATTTTGAAATAGTTAAGCGATGGCTTGTCAATATAACAACAAGCTTCAACATTGGACAGAAGTTTACCCAGGTTGGAGTCGTCCAGTACAGCGATGACCCCGTTTTAGAAATACCTCTGGGGAAGTACTCCTCCACCAATGACCTCATCAAAGCGATGGAGTCCATTGAGTACATGGGGGGGAACACAAGGACAGGCACAGCCATTAAGTTCGCTACAGACAAATTGTTTGGCCTCTCGGAGCGTGGCCAACAAGGCATTTCCAGAATTGCTGTTGTCCTCACAGATGGGAAGTCTCAAGATGAAGttttgaaagcagcagcagaagcaagGAAAAAAGGAGTAATTCTGTTTGCAATTGGTGTCGGGTCAGAGACAGAAGAGGCCGAGTTGAAGGACATTGCAAACCAGCCATTTACAACTTACGTCTTCTCTGTCGAGGACTACAAAGCTATTTCCAGGATCATACAGGTCATACGACAGAAACTATGCGAAG AGACTGTTTGCCCGGCAAGAATTCCTGTAGATTCCCGTGATGAGAAGGGCTTTGATATTctgttacatttaaatttggccaaaaaaacaaagaagacacaAGGGTCATTTTCCGGCACTAAGGCCTATGAAGTCACGCCTCGTGTTGACTTGAGTGAAGCTACACG GAACCTTTTCCCTGATGGCCTGCCACCATCGTATGTTTTCGTGGCCACTCTGAGGTATAAAGGATCTGTGACTGTTGAGGAGTGGGACCTGTGGAGAATACAGACACGTGATGGGAAACCGCAGATGGCAGTGACTCTAAATGGACTGGACCGCACCGTCATGTTCACCACATCCAGTAAAGCACCCAGTGGAACGCAAACGGTTACATTTTCACAACAGACAACAACG AAGCTGTTTGATGAGAAATGGCACCAGCTGCGGCTGCTGGTCACTGAGGAGGATGTTACTCTTTATGTTGATGACCTGGAAATAGAAACTCTGTCCTTGGAGCCCCCAGTTGGCATCTTCATCAACGGAAAAACCCAAATTGGAAAATACgtcagaaaagaaacaacagtgccA ttCGAAATTCAGAAACTTCGCATCTACTGTGACCCTGAGCAGAATAACCGAGAGACTGCATGTGAAATACCTGGAGTT TGTTCCAACAGTCCTGATTACACCGAACCCACTCAAGAACCTTGTGTTTGTCCTCCTGGACCCCCTGGAATTCCAGGAATGAAG GGAGAACAAGGAAACGCTGGGTATCCTGGTCAGCCTGGACCTGTTGGTGCTGATGGTAAGCCT GGTATTCCTGGCGTTAGAGGGAGTTCAGGGCTGCCAGGTCCACCTGGAGTACAG GGGCCACGTGGGCCAGACGGGTACAAAGGGGAGCAAGGGAGGCCCGGTGTTTCG GGTGAGAGGGGTATGCCTGGAATACCAGGATTCCCTGGACAACCAGGAAAGCAG GGCTCTATAGGATCCCCAGGAACTCCAGGGTTACCAGGAAAAACTGGCCAAGTG GGAGAAAAGGGGAGTATAGGACCTCCCGGGCCACCTGGTTATCCAGGAAAACCT GGCCTTCCTGGGAGAAATGGAAAGGATGGATATCCAGGGGGAACTGGTCAAAAG GGAGAAGTTGGGGCCAGTGGCATTCCTGGTGTTGACGGAAGGCAAGGCCATCCT GGTATACCCGGATTGCCAGGAACTGCTGGCTTGGATGGACAAAAG GGGGAAGCTGGTTCGACTGGACCAAAGGGCTTCAAAGGATTGACTGGACTGCCT GGCGAGATGGGTTTACCAGGTGTACCTGGTTTAAAAGGACCAACTGGACCCAAG GGAAATAAGGGTGAAAGTGGAAGTCCAGGTGTACAAGGAACACCAGGGCCTGTG GGGCGTGCAGGGGAACCAGGAAGAGCAGGTCAGCCGGGCTACGCGGGCATGCCAGGCCTGAAGGGCAGCAAG GGACAAAGGGGAAATCaaggtgaaagaggagagatg GGACTGAAAGgtgaaaaaggagagaatgGTCGGCCAGGGGATCAC GGCTCCACTGGTCCAACAGGACTAAAAGGAGAG AAAGGGACAACAGGGGATCCAGGGCAGAGAGGTCAAGACGGTCAAGTGGGACGGCCTGGACAGCCGGGTCAGTCAGGCCCAACTGGCCCCCGAGGACTGCAGGGGAACACTGGTCCACCCGGCCCACCTGGACCTGAAGGAAGATCT ACAAGTGAAATGTCAGACAATCACATTCGGCAAATCTGCAGAGACATTATTCGGA CTGAGCTGCCTTCATTGTTGCTGAGCAACCAGCAGAGTAGCTGCACTAGATGCCAAAGCCGGCCTGGACATCCTGGTCCTCCAGGTCCAGCTGGGCCCAAAGGACTCAGGGGTCTTCCTGGACTTAGTGGTTCCAGGGGACAGCCAGGCCACCCGGGTCTGCCAGGGCACCCTGGTATTAACGGGCTCAAAG GAGATCCAGGTTTCAAGGGTGAGAAGGGGGATGCTGGTCGAACCATGGTTGGAAACCAAGGGCCACCTGGGCCTCCAG GTCCAATGGGTCCCCAGGGGTACAGTAAGCCAGGTCCTCCAGGTAAGCCTGGACCCCCTGGTGTTAATGGAGCAGAGGGTAAAAGTGGTAATCCTGGCATCCCTGGCCAGCCTGGGCTGTGTGATCCATCCATGTGCTATGGTAGCATGATGAGGCGGGATCCTTACAGCAAAGGGCCAAACTATTGA
- the col21a1 gene encoding collagen alpha-1(XXI) chain isoform X3 has product MRGLTGIHTRAWTLTAQDEDIRSCRTAPCDLVFILDGSWSVEDVNFEIVKRWLVNITTSFNIGQKFTQVGVVQYSDDPVLEIPLGKYSSTNDLIKAMESIEYMGGNTRTGTAIKFATDKLFGLSERGQQGISRIAVVLTDGKSQDEVLKAAAEARKKGVILFAIGVGSETEEAELKDIANQPFTTYVFSVEDYKAISRIIQVIRQKLCEETVCPARIPVDSRDEKGFDILLHLNLAKKTKKTQGSFSGTKAYEVTPRVDLSEATRNLFPDGLPPSYVFVATLRYKGSVTVEEWDLWRIQTRDGKPQMAVTLNGLDRTVMFTTSSKAPSGTQTVTFSQQTTTKLFDEKWHQLRLLVTEEDVTLYVDDLEIETLSLEPPVGIFINGKTQIGKYVRKETTVPFEIQKLRIYCDPEQNNRETACEIPGVCSNSPDYTEPTQEPCVCPPGPPGIPGMKGEQGNAGYPGQPGPVGADGKPGIPGVRGSSGLPGPPGVQGPRGPDGYKGEQGRPGVSGERGMPGIPGFPGQPGKQGSIGSPGTPGLPGKTGQVGEKGSIGPPGPPGYPGKPGLPGRNGKDGYPGGTGQKGEVGASGIPGVDGRQGHPGIPGLPGTAGLDGQKGEAGSTGPKGFKGLTGLPGEMGLPGVPGLKGPTGPKGNKGESGSPGVQGTPGPVGRAGEPGRAGQPGYAGMPGLKGSKGQRGNQGERGEMGLKGEKGENGRPGDHGSTGPTGLKGEKGTTGDPGQRGQDGQVGRPGQPGQSGPTGPRGLQGNTGPPGPPGPEGRSTSEMSDNHIRQICRDIIRTELPSLLLSNQQSSCTRCQSRPGHPGPPGPAGPKGLRGLPGLSGSRGQPGHPGLPGHPGINGLKGDPGFKGEKGDAGRTMVGNQGPPGPPGPMGPQGYSKPGPPGKPGPPGVNGAEGKSGNPGIPGQPGLCDPSMCYGSMMRRDPYSKGPNY; this is encoded by the exons ATGAGAGGATTAACAGGGATTCACACAAGGGCTTGGACGCTTACCG CTCAAGATGAAGACATAAGAA GTTGTAGGACCGCACCATGTGATTTGGTCTTTATTCTAGATGGCTCGTGGAGTGTTGAGGATGTCAATTTTGAAATAGTTAAGCGATGGCTTGTCAATATAACAACAAGCTTCAACATTGGACAGAAGTTTACCCAGGTTGGAGTCGTCCAGTACAGCGATGACCCCGTTTTAGAAATACCTCTGGGGAAGTACTCCTCCACCAATGACCTCATCAAAGCGATGGAGTCCATTGAGTACATGGGGGGGAACACAAGGACAGGCACAGCCATTAAGTTCGCTACAGACAAATTGTTTGGCCTCTCGGAGCGTGGCCAACAAGGCATTTCCAGAATTGCTGTTGTCCTCACAGATGGGAAGTCTCAAGATGAAGttttgaaagcagcagcagaagcaagGAAAAAAGGAGTAATTCTGTTTGCAATTGGTGTCGGGTCAGAGACAGAAGAGGCCGAGTTGAAGGACATTGCAAACCAGCCATTTACAACTTACGTCTTCTCTGTCGAGGACTACAAAGCTATTTCCAGGATCATACAGGTCATACGACAGAAACTATGCGAAG AGACTGTTTGCCCGGCAAGAATTCCTGTAGATTCCCGTGATGAGAAGGGCTTTGATATTctgttacatttaaatttggccaaaaaaacaaagaagacacaAGGGTCATTTTCCGGCACTAAGGCCTATGAAGTCACGCCTCGTGTTGACTTGAGTGAAGCTACACG GAACCTTTTCCCTGATGGCCTGCCACCATCGTATGTTTTCGTGGCCACTCTGAGGTATAAAGGATCTGTGACTGTTGAGGAGTGGGACCTGTGGAGAATACAGACACGTGATGGGAAACCGCAGATGGCAGTGACTCTAAATGGACTGGACCGCACCGTCATGTTCACCACATCCAGTAAAGCACCCAGTGGAACGCAAACGGTTACATTTTCACAACAGACAACAACG AAGCTGTTTGATGAGAAATGGCACCAGCTGCGGCTGCTGGTCACTGAGGAGGATGTTACTCTTTATGTTGATGACCTGGAAATAGAAACTCTGTCCTTGGAGCCCCCAGTTGGCATCTTCATCAACGGAAAAACCCAAATTGGAAAATACgtcagaaaagaaacaacagtgccA ttCGAAATTCAGAAACTTCGCATCTACTGTGACCCTGAGCAGAATAACCGAGAGACTGCATGTGAAATACCTGGAGTT TGTTCCAACAGTCCTGATTACACCGAACCCACTCAAGAACCTTGTGTTTGTCCTCCTGGACCCCCTGGAATTCCAGGAATGAAG GGAGAACAAGGAAACGCTGGGTATCCTGGTCAGCCTGGACCTGTTGGTGCTGATGGTAAGCCT GGTATTCCTGGCGTTAGAGGGAGTTCAGGGCTGCCAGGTCCACCTGGAGTACAG GGGCCACGTGGGCCAGACGGGTACAAAGGGGAGCAAGGGAGGCCCGGTGTTTCG GGTGAGAGGGGTATGCCTGGAATACCAGGATTCCCTGGACAACCAGGAAAGCAG GGCTCTATAGGATCCCCAGGAACTCCAGGGTTACCAGGAAAAACTGGCCAAGTG GGAGAAAAGGGGAGTATAGGACCTCCCGGGCCACCTGGTTATCCAGGAAAACCT GGCCTTCCTGGGAGAAATGGAAAGGATGGATATCCAGGGGGAACTGGTCAAAAG GGAGAAGTTGGGGCCAGTGGCATTCCTGGTGTTGACGGAAGGCAAGGCCATCCT GGTATACCCGGATTGCCAGGAACTGCTGGCTTGGATGGACAAAAG GGGGAAGCTGGTTCGACTGGACCAAAGGGCTTCAAAGGATTGACTGGACTGCCT GGCGAGATGGGTTTACCAGGTGTACCTGGTTTAAAAGGACCAACTGGACCCAAG GGAAATAAGGGTGAAAGTGGAAGTCCAGGTGTACAAGGAACACCAGGGCCTGTG GGGCGTGCAGGGGAACCAGGAAGAGCAGGTCAGCCGGGCTACGCGGGCATGCCAGGCCTGAAGGGCAGCAAG GGACAAAGGGGAAATCaaggtgaaagaggagagatg GGACTGAAAGgtgaaaaaggagagaatgGTCGGCCAGGGGATCAC GGCTCCACTGGTCCAACAGGACTAAAAGGAGAG AAAGGGACAACAGGGGATCCAGGGCAGAGAGGTCAAGACGGTCAAGTGGGACGGCCTGGACAGCCGGGTCAGTCAGGCCCAACTGGCCCCCGAGGACTGCAGGGGAACACTGGTCCACCCGGCCCACCTGGACCTGAAGGAAGATCT ACAAGTGAAATGTCAGACAATCACATTCGGCAAATCTGCAGAGACATTATTCGGA CTGAGCTGCCTTCATTGTTGCTGAGCAACCAGCAGAGTAGCTGCACTAGATGCCAAAGCCGGCCTGGACATCCTGGTCCTCCAGGTCCAGCTGGGCCCAAAGGACTCAGGGGTCTTCCTGGACTTAGTGGTTCCAGGGGACAGCCAGGCCACCCGGGTCTGCCAGGGCACCCTGGTATTAACGGGCTCAAAG GAGATCCAGGTTTCAAGGGTGAGAAGGGGGATGCTGGTCGAACCATGGTTGGAAACCAAGGGCCACCTGGGCCTCCAG GTCCAATGGGTCCCCAGGGGTACAGTAAGCCAGGTCCTCCAGGTAAGCCTGGACCCCCTGGTGTTAATGGAGCAGAGGGTAAAAGTGGTAATCCTGGCATCCCTGGCCAGCCTGGGCTGTGTGATCCATCCATGTGCTATGGTAGCATGATGAGGCGGGATCCTTACAGCAAAGGGCCAAACTATTGA